A DNA window from Sediminitomix flava contains the following coding sequences:
- a CDS encoding T9SS type A sorting domain-containing protein, with the protein MKKSIIILKLLLCTFFAYSQETWYSYKSGDWDDAGSWTLDGASLPIYDNPGGDTPDADDDIVITSGRTITVQNDTDLPDFTGSLTIYGTLNFGTSDGNNTDDTDLIDSERYVFAQILGDGTIEFYGYDNTGVFYDNLPSSENSNWSNFEGVIVAKGGNNIYINQEWTSTNTSALYEFKVDMDETADEVVFLEDVEISNNLQVDKGTLRINQNTNEFGGSSEGKQLDILISGSVTISSDGEFNAGSGAIYASGNSSTYHGDWHTVTVGGDFTNNGSIDFSPGLVVGSVDYYDTDDAAVSLYFTGASDNSFLVNSSTILYNLIIDKGTDRTYQLSLNVANTPDDLYILGSNDGAVDRDVQDPEVKKNIYIKAGTLSLEGKTYIRSLGEESGASEDIFVLGESAGLELNGADVQLDFSNSATGQSMYIIGELTVNEGLLDSKGSIACFIGNTGSFTVNGGTVKLGQLRPTSYTSDAVISFSQTGGTILFEDGTHDGHVNETYAVLDLSGTNYSVNLLGGEIYFERTKSANSGNSAFKGGTAINVDVDVTKYNVSKDHKITLSMTDASDVAFGIVSNIPLGEFVIEETQGLGVSLQSDLELMGDLHIQKDILDAQTYTLTLNGSMTVEDGTDIGYDASANTTIFQGTEDAQLALYHHHDADMQLFKNLQINKEGATLSLYGDETKDDVESWNSNLIQTASDGAFELLAGTLDLREFSAYLLGDITNYGTLGIYDADDPEHDNVAALVKFRGTNGSYGYNTINTIEGANFGNVRMNSETEVIRFTSDVHIDRLEYKHGRLELGTYKLEVDELVEDVNGGAPLDETDWQEKDMMLVAGNASDGGLSIKVTSDGTYRFPLGINLDPTDDEGDGKYTPLEIKLENVTSEGYVTVSIADEYLQTVQQSIGATELLSYYWRVDYSGFDDGASLPNVEYVKLTANNEDSNDDTGTNASGYGWIPGRVLDVDPFTREDGSGISPAISGNEIIYGSDGNEFELDKANYTAGLASKFTGSVEIYYSYTSSGVWVDFNNSSNWSTVSHTDPTNATNDYPKEGDVAIIGSTHLGGGTGRVQMRSDVDVNVASLIFDSQDGAGPLNAQGLSRLRMQTSSSKTTAYIGQLSGIGEITLDIGRAVGDATVEGDVGDFAEQDSSGWFYWIQVDNEDLTISNRSVFPGLRFFGSSAITNTTVTFDQPIFAKSLLVDKNSIFRITNDVEIEDDVEIGDNELGNIVIANTGSDITVDIGGYLQLDDGSTFTVEDAGSSEHLLKIGGDLIFVNAGSFDLNTGNSNAVLELTGSNDAEFITSNISPDLYRIKVSKDTGKSFTWGQSINSLTSASNGSNDSKPIVVESGKFVLDNSSIDYTLSSGGDDYYIPSGGELELAAGVLRIDGSSNGLSLDGTLTVSGGDFLLEGSNSYIEYTSSGNASINISDGNLLVGGYVRGASTNENEGILNYNQTGGNFVVGFNANSSSTTNGNWAAFDLDNTSTFNLDGASSKFIIADVYNNDEALHLSESITLSQSGDAVIEFGYEDVDFDGTGIDVSTAASNTTFKINTSKDLTNIKLNSHSSLSGLKLLVETGSKDLNLSGDLEVSTGTTFEIEDSRALTLEGNLINNGTVSTADNTTVTFAGSSDQSLSGSGTSSFYDLVHSGSSDLSFSHDITVSNDLQNLAGSLTTTGVTLDLDGDIQMDGSQVHSDNTGGILFSGTTAQQINGTGTFARLHINNNSGVEIPDDNGDITIDGVLVLESGIFNVNQNLLILAENTSVVDESGTTNFSETNMISTNGSELDKGVRKIFPASFNTNYIFPIGRDDASAKYTPIQVLFENNGSLERTGSDAGWITVKAENQMIATISNDTEVSPVPEFDDTQNVLQYYWVLTSSGLSISKPDQDAGDLDDVQIEFSYLGTDALVSSTDDMSYTFNVADHYVAALLSTSSVTWDKQYGGVDDSNDNFTWEYKDGEGDETISGYYTAGVGNDKDNIAGNGVDELFTGTNGAINDDLPIFITKQSGNYSDINTWDTGVSTGSVADGVGPVGGIIIIDANDEVTVDESIRVLKTYIHENGVLIFDETPGNRLGAVSGAVTNAASLIGSSSADIPNGVPGTFKFYIENNNGLIMPSYYWSNPDDVDDDCDVNFEFTGTANYNVPIYKARSINVDVGTTNTLTLPDNTLEICEDLVLTNGILDQNSAQNIEVQGSFETKNASVLDLESGVAFNVSNDFTHNATTDIVLDNSSSLTVGGNLVVGAGATLTANANVSSFYIQGNTTLSGELSIDNGNEIDLDGNLTLQSTGTLTGASTSSTIELEGDLSNNSGTFNLGDSYLELDGSSSQSISGISSLNYLKLNNTGSGASLSSDITVSQELDFTDGVLSTSAKLIFADETVIVNGSQDSYVDGQVEVTINSTSNYVRLPIGGSSSYRPIEIKPDDISGQAWTVKYLNSSPEDVTSDLEDTELSSLVEFGYYEVYTETLEDSAFISIPWDTSNGIDWGVSETILDDDDLRMADVDANGLPAWTARDISKTGTSSSGNIQYSSSYKFEASGAYYFTLGVNDGTNETLPVSMIYFNAARTNSNAVSLQWMTASEIDNKGFYVERSRDGINFENIGWVDGQGYSDLQVQYSFVDVNPGNGQVVYRLRQVNFGGFIEADYYANVEASNAEVNVKVYPNPLHSADQLKLVYSGLSINADADLELRSGNGTLIKHMELTSDSDGVIREMLDMNLNTGLYLVSLRINGRVYTKRIIVN; encoded by the coding sequence GTGCTTCTTTACCTATCTATGATAACCCTGGTGGAGATACACCTGATGCAGATGATGATATCGTTATTACATCAGGTAGGACTATTACCGTTCAGAATGATACTGATTTACCTGATTTTACAGGAAGCCTAACAATTTATGGTACACTGAACTTTGGTACATCAGATGGTAATAATACAGATGATACAGACCTTATTGATAGTGAACGATATGTATTTGCCCAAATTCTAGGTGATGGAACCATAGAATTTTATGGCTATGATAACACAGGCGTTTTCTATGATAACCTTCCTTCTTCTGAAAACTCTAATTGGAGTAACTTCGAAGGTGTTATCGTTGCGAAGGGAGGAAATAATATATACATAAATCAAGAGTGGACATCAACGAATACATCAGCTTTATATGAATTTAAAGTAGATATGGATGAAACTGCTGATGAAGTAGTTTTTTTAGAAGATGTAGAAATCTCAAATAATCTTCAAGTTGATAAAGGAACGTTACGTATCAACCAAAATACGAATGAGTTTGGAGGTTCAAGTGAAGGAAAACAACTTGATATTTTAATCAGTGGTAGCGTTACAATTTCAAGTGATGGTGAATTTAATGCTGGATCAGGGGCAATTTATGCTTCAGGTAATTCTTCAACTTATCATGGCGATTGGCATACAGTAACAGTAGGTGGGGACTTTACAAATAATGGTAGTATTGATTTTTCTCCTGGTCTTGTTGTTGGATCTGTTGATTATTATGACACAGACGATGCTGCAGTTTCACTCTATTTTACCGGAGCAAGTGATAATAGTTTTCTTGTAAATAGTTCTACTATACTTTACAATCTAATTATTGATAAAGGAACAGATCGTACATACCAATTATCTTTAAATGTAGCCAATACCCCAGATGATCTATATATTTTGGGAAGTAACGATGGTGCTGTAGATAGGGATGTTCAAGATCCAGAAGTAAAGAAAAATATATATATAAAAGCTGGTACTTTATCACTAGAGGGGAAGACTTATATAAGGTCTTTAGGTGAAGAAAGTGGTGCTAGTGAAGATATCTTTGTTTTGGGAGAAAGTGCAGGACTAGAGTTGAATGGAGCAGATGTACAACTAGATTTTTCTAACTCTGCGACAGGTCAGTCAATGTATATAATTGGTGAGTTAACTGTAAATGAGGGATTACTTGATTCAAAAGGAAGTATCGCTTGTTTTATTGGTAATACAGGTAGTTTTACTGTTAATGGTGGAACAGTGAAGTTAGGACAATTAAGACCTACAAGTTATACTTCGGATGCAGTTATATCATTTTCTCAAACAGGAGGGACTATACTTTTTGAGGATGGAACTCATGATGGGCATGTGAATGAAACCTATGCTGTGTTAGATCTATCTGGAACTAATTACAGTGTGAATTTACTTGGAGGAGAAATATATTTTGAGAGAACTAAGTCTGCAAATAGTGGTAATTCTGCATTTAAGGGAGGGACTGCCATTAATGTAGATGTAGATGTAACAAAATACAATGTATCTAAAGATCATAAGATAACTTTATCAATGACAGATGCGAGCGATGTTGCATTTGGTATTGTATCAAATATACCTCTAGGAGAATTTGTAATAGAGGAAACTCAAGGTTTAGGGGTTTCTTTGCAGAGTGACCTTGAATTAATGGGAGATCTCCATATCCAAAAAGATATTCTTGATGCTCAGACATATACATTAACCCTAAATGGAAGTATGACTGTAGAGGATGGTACAGACATAGGTTATGATGCATCTGCAAATACAACAATCTTCCAAGGAACAGAAGATGCTCAATTAGCTTTATATCATCATCACGATGCTGATATGCAGCTGTTTAAAAATCTTCAAATCAATAAAGAAGGAGCAACACTATCTTTATATGGTGATGAAACGAAGGATGATGTTGAAAGTTGGAATAGTAACTTGATACAGACGGCTAGTGATGGTGCTTTCGAGTTGCTTGCTGGTACTTTAGATTTAAGAGAGTTTTCAGCATATTTATTAGGAGATATAACAAACTATGGTACACTAGGTATTTATGATGCAGATGATCCAGAGCACGATAACGTTGCTGCATTGGTCAAATTTAGAGGTACAAATGGTTCATACGGTTATAATACAATAAATACCATAGAAGGAGCTAATTTTGGTAATGTTCGAATGAACAGTGAGACAGAAGTAATTCGTTTCACTTCTGACGTCCATATTGACAGACTTGAGTACAAACATGGTCGATTAGAACTAGGTACTTATAAGCTTGAGGTAGATGAATTAGTTGAAGATGTAAATGGTGGCGCTCCTTTAGATGAAACTGATTGGCAAGAAAAAGATATGATGTTAGTAGCTGGAAATGCTTCTGATGGCGGATTATCTATAAAAGTTACTTCTGATGGTACTTATAGGTTCCCGCTAGGAATCAATTTAGACCCAACAGATGATGAAGGCGATGGTAAATATACTCCTCTTGAAATAAAACTTGAGAATGTAACTTCTGAAGGTTATGTGACAGTATCAATTGCTGATGAATACCTTCAAACGGTGCAGCAAAGTATTGGAGCTACTGAGTTACTCTCATATTATTGGAGGGTCGATTACTCAGGCTTTGATGATGGTGCATCCTTGCCAAATGTAGAGTATGTAAAACTTACGGCAAACAATGAAGATAGTAATGACGATACGGGTACTAATGCAAGTGGATATGGCTGGATTCCTGGTCGTGTATTAGATGTAGATCCTTTTACTAGAGAAGATGGCTCTGGAATTAGTCCTGCTATTAGTGGAAATGAAATCATTTATGGTAGTGATGGAAATGAGTTTGAACTAGATAAAGCAAATTACACAGCAGGTCTAGCATCTAAATTTACTGGAAGTGTTGAAATTTATTATTCATATACATCTTCTGGGGTATGGGTAGATTTTAATAATTCTTCAAATTGGTCTACCGTAAGTCATACAGACCCTACAAATGCAACAAATGATTATCCAAAAGAAGGAGATGTTGCAATTATAGGTTCAACACATCTAGGTGGAGGGACAGGTCGAGTTCAAATGAGGTCAGACGTAGATGTCAATGTCGCATCCTTAATCTTTGATTCGCAAGACGGTGCAGGTCCATTAAATGCTCAAGGTCTCTCAAGACTGAGAATGCAAACAAGCTCAAGTAAGACAACTGCATATATTGGACAACTATCAGGAATTGGAGAAATTACATTAGATATTGGACGAGCAGTTGGTGATGCTACAGTAGAAGGAGATGTAGGGGATTTTGCAGAGCAAGATAGTAGTGGATGGTTCTATTGGATTCAAGTTGATAATGAAGATTTAACTATTTCTAATAGAAGTGTTTTTCCAGGTTTGAGATTCTTTGGATCAAGTGCTATTACCAATACTACAGTCACTTTTGATCAACCAATATTTGCAAAATCATTATTGGTTGATAAAAATTCAATATTCAGAATTACCAATGATGTAGAGATTGAAGATGATGTAGAAATCGGAGATAATGAATTAGGTAATATTGTAATCGCGAATACAGGAAGTGATATAACTGTTGATATTGGAGGGTATTTACAATTGGATGATGGTTCTACTTTTACTGTTGAAGATGCTGGTTCAAGTGAACATTTATTAAAAATTGGCGGAGATTTGATTTTTGTAAATGCAGGTTCTTTTGACTTAAATACAGGGAATTCTAATGCTGTACTTGAATTAACTGGTAGCAATGATGCTGAGTTTATAACATCTAATATTTCACCAGATCTTTATAGAATAAAAGTCTCTAAAGATACTGGGAAATCATTTACATGGGGACAAAGTATCAACTCCTTAACATCAGCTTCAAATGGTAGTAATGATTCGAAACCAATCGTTGTAGAATCGGGTAAATTTGTTTTAGATAATTCTTCAATAGATTATACACTATCTAGTGGTGGTGATGACTATTACATTCCTTCGGGTGGAGAATTAGAACTTGCTGCAGGTGTATTAAGAATTGATGGTTCATCTAATGGATTGTCACTCGATGGTACATTAACAGTATCTGGTGGAGATTTCTTATTAGAAGGAAGTAACTCATATATCGAATATACTTCATCAGGGAATGCGTCAATTAATATCTCAGATGGAAATTTATTAGTCGGAGGTTATGTAAGAGGTGCTTCAACTAATGAGAATGAAGGAATTCTTAATTATAACCAGACTGGGGGTAATTTTGTAGTAGGTTTTAATGCGAATTCATCATCTACTACAAATGGTAATTGGGCTGCTTTCGATTTAGATAACACAAGTACATTTAATTTGGATGGTGCTAGTTCAAAATTTATTATAGCTGATGTTTATAATAATGATGAAGCACTACATTTAAGTGAGTCGATAACCTTAAGTCAATCGGGTGATGCGGTTATCGAATTTGGGTACGAGGATGTAGACTTTGATGGTACGGGTATTGATGTTTCCACAGCTGCAAGTAATACGACTTTCAAAATAAATACTTCTAAAGATTTAACTAATATCAAGCTGAATTCACATTCATCTCTTTCGGGCTTGAAGTTATTAGTAGAAACAGGTAGTAAAGACCTAAATCTTTCTGGAGACCTAGAGGTATCGACAGGTACAACTTTTGAAATTGAAGACTCTCGTGCCTTAACATTAGAAGGTAACTTGATTAATAATGGTACGGTCTCAACTGCGGATAATACAACTGTTACATTTGCAGGATCATCAGATCAAAGTTTATCAGGTTCAGGAACGTCTAGTTTTTATGATTTAGTACACTCTGGTTCAAGTGATCTTAGCTTTTCACATGATATTACGGTCAGCAATGATCTTCAAAACTTAGCTGGTAGTTTGACAACTACTGGAGTGACGCTTGATCTTGATGGTGATATTCAAATGGATGGCTCTCAAGTTCATTCTGATAATACAGGAGGTATATTATTCTCTGGTACTACTGCTCAGCAGATTAATGGTACAGGAACATTTGCTAGATTACATATCAACAATAATAGTGGTGTAGAAATACCCGATGACAATGGAGATATCACGATTGACGGCGTCTTAGTATTGGAATCTGGAATATTTAATGTGAATCAGAATCTTTTGATTCTAGCTGAAAATACAAGCGTTGTAGATGAAAGTGGTACTACCAACTTCTCAGAGACGAATATGATTTCAACGAATGGATCTGAGCTAGATAAAGGTGTTCGTAAGATATTCCCTGCTTCATTTAATACGAACTATATTTTTCCAATTGGTCGTGATGACGCTTCTGCTAAGTATACTCCAATTCAAGTTTTATTTGAGAATAATGGTTCTTTGGAACGTACAGGAAGTGATGCAGGATGGATTACTGTGAAAGCAGAAAATCAAATGATTGCAACGATTAGTAATGATACAGAGGTATCGCCTGTACCTGAGTTTGATGATACTCAAAACGTATTACAATATTATTGGGTATTAACATCAAGTGGTTTGTCTATCAGTAAACCAGACCAAGATGCAGGAGACCTAGATGATGTTCAAATCGAATTTTCTTACTTGGGAACTGATGCACTTGTGTCTAGTACAGATGACATGTCATATACATTTAATGTGGCAGATCATTATGTAGCAGCATTATTATCTACATCATCTGTAACTTGGGATAAACAGTATGGTGGAGTAGATGACAGCAATGATAATTTCACTTGGGAATATAAGGACGGAGAAGGTGATGAAACAATCTCTGGTTATTATACTGCAGGTGTCGGTAATGATAAAGATAATATTGCTGGTAATGGTGTCGATGAATTATTCACTGGAACTAATGGTGCAATCAACGATGATCTACCAATCTTTATCACTAAACAAAGTGGTAACTATTCTGATATAAATACATGGGATACTGGAGTATCGACAGGTAGTGTAGCCGATGGTGTAGGTCCTGTAGGTGGTATTATAATCATTGATGCCAATGATGAGGTTACGGTAGATGAGTCTATTCGAGTGCTGAAAACATATATTCATGAAAATGGGGTGTTAATCTTTGATGAAACACCAGGAAATAGATTGGGTGCTGTATCTGGAGCTGTAACGAACGCTGCATCATTGATCGGTTCTAGTTCTGCTGATATACCAAACGGTGTACCAGGTACATTTAAGTTCTATATTGAAAATAATAATGGCTTGATTATGCCTAGTTATTATTGGAGCAATCCGGATGATGTAGATGACGACTGTGATGTGAATTTTGAGTTTACAGGAACTGCAAATTATAATGTGCCAATTTATAAAGCACGTTCAATCAATGTAGATGTTGGAACAACAAACACACTTACGTTACCAGACAATACATTAGAGATTTGCGAAGACTTGGTACTTACTAATGGTATTTTAGATCAGAATTCTGCTCAGAATATAGAGGTTCAAGGTTCTTTTGAAACGAAAAATGCCAGTGTATTAGACTTAGAGTCGGGTGTAGCTTTCAATGTGTCTAATGATTTTACACATAATGCTACCACAGATATCGTACTTGATAATAGTTCAAGTTTAACGGTTGGTGGAAATCTAGTTGTTGGAGCTGGAGCTACTTTAACTGCAAATGCTAATGTAAGTAGTTTCTACATTCAAGGAAATACAACGCTAAGTGGTGAATTATCCATTGATAATGGAAATGAAATAGATTTAGATGGTAATCTGACCCTACAAAGTACAGGTACTTTAACAGGAGCTTCAACATCCTCTACAATTGAATTAGAAGGTGATTTATCAAATAATTCGGGAACATTTAATCTTGGTGATTCTTACTTGGAGCTAGATGGTTCTTCTAGTCAATCAATCTCTGGTATTAGCTCACTGAATTATTTGAAATTAAATAATACTGGAAGCGGAGCTTCTTTGAGTTCAGATATAACTGTCAGTCAAGAATTAGACTTCACTGATGGAGTATTATCAACCTCAGCTAAACTTATATTTGCAGATGAAACAGTGATCGTAAATGGATCACAAGATAGTTATGTAGATGGACAAGTGGAGGTTACTATAAATTCTACAAGTAACTATGTTAGGTTACCTATTGGTGGAAGTTCATCTTATAGACCTATAGAAATTAAACCTGACGATATCTCTGGTCAAGCTTGGACAGTAAAATATCTAAACTCGAGTCCAGAGGATGTTACAAGTGATTTAGAAGATACGGAATTATCAAGTTTAGTTGAATTTGGATATTATGAAGTTTATACTGAGACATTGGAAGATAGTGCATTTATTAGTATTCCTTGGGATACAAGTAATGGAATAGACTGGGGCGTATCTGAAACTATACTTGATGATGATGATCTAAGAATGGCAGATGTAGATGCAAACGGTTTACCAGCTTGGACAGCAAGAGATATAAGTAAAACAGGAACAAGTTCGTCAGGAAATATTCAATACTCAAGCTCTTATAAATTTGAGGCTTCTGGAGCTTACTACTTTACTTTAGGAGTGAATGATGGTACGAATGAAACTTTACCTGTAAGTATGATTTATTTCAATGCTGCTCGTACAAATTCAAATGCTGTATCATTACAATGGATGACTGCAAGTGAGATTGATAATAAAGGATTCTATGTTGAGCGATCGAGAGATGGAATAAACTTTGAAAATATTGGTTGGGTTGATGGACAAGGCTATTCAGATCTACAAGTTCAGTATAGTTTTGTAGATGTAAACCCTGGAAATGGACAAGTAGTTTATAGACTAAGACAAGTTAATTTTGGAGGGTTCATTGAAGCAGATTATTATGCTAATGTAGAAGCTTCTAATGC